The nucleotide window GATGATCCGGTTCGCTGGCAGCGATTTGTCTCCTTCCAGCGTGGGCAGATCAAGGAACTTTCCGACCGCTTCAAGCCCGACATTTTTTGGTTTGATGGGGATTGGGAGCGTTCCGCGAAGCAATGGGGCATGGCGGAACTGCGGGAGTTGATCAGGGGTTGGCAGCCGGAGGCGGTGGTAAATGGGCGCATGCGCGGCTTTGGGGATTACGACACGCCCGAGCAAGCGTTGCCGATCCGCACGCCCCAGGGTGCATGGGAGCTCTGCATGACCATCAACGATTCCTGGGGCTACCAGAAGAAGGACCGCAATTTCAAGACGGTCCGGCAGATCGTTCGCATCCTCGCCGAGTGCAACTCGCAAGGGGGTAACCTGCTGCTCGATGTCGGTCCGACAAGCGAAGGCGTGATTATCCCTGAGCAGGTGGCCGTCCTCAAGGGCCTGGGGCGTTGGACCTCTAAGCATGCGGAGGTGATGCGCGATACCGTTCCTGGCATTTCCAAGGATTTGTTCTATGGCCCCAGCCTGCTGAGCGCAGATCGGAAGACGCTGTACCTCTTCGTTTTTGACCGGCCTGCCGATGGCGTGTGGCTCAAGGGCATGATGACGCTACCGAAGCGCATCTCAGTTGTGGGGGCGGGCGAGATCAAGTGGCGAACCTTTCTCCGTGCCCCTTGGCTCAAGGAGCCGGGAATCCTGATCATGGATGTCCCTGAACCAATGGCCGATCCCGATGCGACCGTGGTGAAACTGGAGTTTGACCAACCTGTGGCTCCTTGAAGGGGAGCAAAACGCAAAAAACCCAGCCAAAATGGCTGGGCTTTTAAGATGGTCGGGGCGGTGAGATTCGAACTCACGACCTCTACGTCCCGAACGTAGCGCTCTACCAGGCTAAGCTACGCCCCGACTGAGTCTCAGCTCCGAAAAGAAGAGAGCCGCCGAGACAACGATTTCGTTGCCCCGGCGGCAATCAAATTCTTCCGAAATCACTTGGCCGGTGTGGCAGCGACCTTTGGCATGAGACTTTGCTCTGCCTTGGAGGTCACCATCGCTGCGAAGCGCTGGATCTCGAGCTCTGCGTTGCGGCGTTCGATCTGCGCGAGTGCGACTTGCTTGGTGAGGTCGTAGTTCTCACGGCGGAGAGCTTCGCGTTCAGCGCGCAGCTGATTGAGCTTGGCCTCGTTGTCCTTGGTCTGCGTGAGGTACTTGTTGTACTCATCGCGGTGCTCCTTGATCTGACCTTCGACCGCGGCGACGGCGTCCTTGTGCTTCTGTTCCTTTTCGGCGGCCTTCTTGGCGTCCTCGATGTCGCGCTCCTTCTGTCGGCGGGCGGCATCTTCCTGTGCCTTGCGTTGGGCTTCGGCCTTCTTCTCGGCTTCTTCAGCCGCGACCTTGGCCTCGGCGGCCTTCTTATCTTTCTCCTTCTGTTCGACCACGTCCAAGTGCTGGACGTAGAACACGGAAAAGATGATCAGCCCGATGATCGGAATGATGAAGAGGTAAAAACGTTTCATTGT belongs to Opitutaceae bacterium and includes:
- a CDS encoding alpha-L-fucosidase, with amino-acid sequence MSAKPVIAAAFAALVLPLTTSGAHDDGSTGKVPEWFRNAKLGIFIHWGIYSEGKGSESWAFHMGQMPYDEYMAQAKTFTASSYDPKAWASLFKESGARYAVLTTKHHDGFALWDTQLSTLNAKEGSPAGRDLVGPYCDALRTEGLKVGLYFSHLDWSHPDYATLMTDGDFDPAQRTNAFSFPQGPDDPVRWQRFVSFQRGQIKELSDRFKPDIFWFDGDWERSAKQWGMAELRELIRGWQPEAVVNGRMRGFGDYDTPEQALPIRTPQGAWELCMTINDSWGYQKKDRNFKTVRQIVRILAECNSQGGNLLLDVGPTSEGVIIPEQVAVLKGLGRWTSKHAEVMRDTVPGISKDLFYGPSLLSADRKTLYLFVFDRPADGVWLKGMMTLPKRISVVGAGEIKWRTFLRAPWLKEPGILIMDVPEPMADPDATVVKLEFDQPVAP